CAGGTGTTCACGGTGTCCAGCGGTTCGGATGTGTGGTGGCGCTCGACCGACTGCCAGAAGGACCCGAGCAGCATGATCGCGACGCTCACCGCCGGGACGACCGTCACGAGCAAGGATCCGGTGACATGGGATCGGACGCGTTCGAGCGTCGAGACCTGCGACCAGGAGAATCGTCAGCGCGCGCCCGGTGGGGGAGCCTCGTACCATGTCGAGGTGTCGATCGGCGGGTTCACGAGCCCCAGCACGGTGCAGATCCTGCTGTACTAGCGGCCTCCGTCTTCGAAGCGACCTCGACGGGAAGCATTCGAAATGCGTCGTCATCTGCCCTGTGGGGTGCGAATCACGGCGATGTGAGCATCGTTCGCCGCATCATGCTGACAGGTGCTCATCTTTGGGATACCATTGAGATGACTCTCCGCATCATGCGGCACAAGCCATCCCCAGTGGCGTCGAACTACAGCGTCCCCAGCGCTTCGACATCGCCGCTCGAGAGTCCGAGGGCCCTCTCGAGTACCCCAGTCCCCAATGTGGGACTCGAGAGGGCCCCAATCGTCCCCGCGGTCGATTCCGCGCGCCGCGTCGTCCTCCGTGAATAAGCTGGAGACATGGCAGCGAAGAAGTCGAAGACCTCGAAGAAGAAGCCCGCACCCGAGGACTTCCGCTCGGATGCCCTGGCTCAGGCTCTCGAGAAGCAGGATGTCGCTGCGGTCGCTCTCGCTCTGCGCCACGGCACCACGGTCGTGCCGCTGATCACCCCGGGCGCGCGCGACAACCCGCTCGACAGCGGGGAGGTATGGACGTACCGCGACCCGAAGACGGGTGATCTGGCCCTGCTGCTGTTCAGCGATGCGAAGAACAAGCCGGCCAACCTGCCGCCCGGCGTCGGGATCTACACCGCGGACTGGCTGCGCAAGTTCCTCTCCGCGCACCCGATCACGACGGTGTTCCTGGACATCGCCGGCCCGCACCCTATGCAGGCCGATCCCGCCGAGCTACTCAAGGCGCTCGACGCCTGAGACGGTCTGCGGCAGGCGCGTCGCCTCCCGGGCGGACCAGAACGGCTCCCGGGCGGATCAGAACGGCGGGATGTCGCGGTCGGATCGGCGTGAGGTGTTGCGCGCCCGCACATCGCCGAGCGCGGCACGGAGGGTCTTCGAGCGGTCGTCGACGACCTGCTCGTATCCGAGTCGCGCCGCCTCGGACCGCCGCTGCGCGGCCTGGGTCACCGGACGGATCTCGCCCGCGAGGCTGAGTTCACCGACCGCTGCGACGGTGCGCGGCACCGCGATCTGCTGGATGGAGCCGGCCACGGCGATCGCGATGGCGAGATCGGCCGCGGGCTCGGTGAAGCGCACGCCTCCGACGGTCGACACATAGACGTCGAGAGTCCCGGTGGGGATTCCGGCGCGGCGTTCGAGGATGGCCAGCACCATCGCCACGCGCGAGGAGTCGAGGCCGTGCACGATGCGGCGCGGGTTCGGAGCGTTGCTGGGCACGGTGAGGGCCTGCACCTCGACGGGGAGCGCGCGGCGGCCCTCGAGCGAGATCGCGACGCAGGTTCCGGGTTCGGTCGCGCCCTGAGAGAGGAAGAGCCCCGAGGGATCGGGAACCTCGGCGATGCCGTCGCCCGTCATCTCGAAGCAACCGACCTCGTCGGTCGGACCGAAGCGGTTCTTGAGAGCGCGGATGAAGCGCAGCGACGTCTGCCGATCCCCTTCGAAGTGGCAGACGACGTCGACCAGATGTTCGAGGACCCGGGGGCCGGCGACCTGGCCGTCTTTCGTGACGTGACCGACGATGATGATCG
Above is a window of Microbacterium aurugineum DNA encoding:
- the radA gene encoding DNA repair protein RadA — encoded protein: MATRKPAPPAYVCTECGWTTAKWVGRCGECQQWGTVQEQAAQTGILRRVGPVAPSAERTARPITQITTQDAPRRSSGVGEFDRVLGGGVVPGAAILLSGEPGVGKSTLLLEVAAQAARGGRRVLYASAEESPGQVRLRAERTGALHDELYLASETDLATILGHIDEVKPQLVIVDSVQTVSSSLTDGAAGQPSQVREVAATLIRVAKDRDLPIIIVGHVTKDGQVAGPRVLEHLVDVVCHFEGDRQTSLRFIRALKNRFGPTDEVGCFEMTGDGIAEVPDPSGLFLSQGATEPGTCVAISLEGRRALPVEVQALTVPSNAPNPRRIVHGLDSSRVAMVLAILERRAGIPTGTLDVYVSTVGGVRFTEPAADLAIAIAVAGSIQQIAVPRTVAAVGELSLAGEIRPVTQAAQRRSEAARLGYEQVVDDRSKTLRAALGDVRARNTSRRSDRDIPPF